A genomic region of uncultured Roseibium sp. contains the following coding sequences:
- a CDS encoding iron-containing alcohol dehydrogenase gives MIAPFTFNTSQRIVFENGAASKLADVAEFCLGQRPFIVTDPGIVSLALHAPALDALTRAGLDVGQFTDVVADPPRALVEKAVEAAKLHQATSVVGFGGGSSLDVAKLVALLARSGEDLDDAWGIGNARGPRLPLVLIPTTAGTGSEVTPISIITVGEEEKRGVVSPLLLPDIAVLDPLLTLGLPAAVTAATGIDAMVHAIESYASRSSNNNPVSRTLSVEALRLLGANIETAVTTPEDEDARGCMLLGSMLAGMAFANSPVAAVHALAYPLGGTFHIPHGLSNALVLPHVLKFNNSVASATYAEIAPSLFPELSDVADPHVRADAFAEKLSELAAKLGLQTRLSELGITEKDVPKLARDAMKQTRLLVNNPREMTETDALDIYRSAL, from the coding sequence ATGATCGCACCGTTCACCTTCAATACCAGCCAACGTATCGTGTTCGAGAACGGAGCAGCGTCGAAACTTGCAGACGTGGCCGAGTTCTGTCTTGGACAGCGGCCGTTCATCGTCACCGATCCCGGGATCGTATCGTTGGCGTTGCATGCGCCCGCTCTGGATGCACTGACACGGGCGGGTCTCGATGTCGGGCAATTCACGGACGTTGTTGCGGATCCACCAAGAGCGCTGGTCGAAAAGGCCGTAGAGGCCGCAAAGTTGCATCAGGCAACATCCGTCGTCGGCTTCGGCGGCGGATCTTCTCTTGATGTCGCCAAGCTCGTCGCGCTGCTTGCGCGGAGCGGTGAAGATCTGGACGATGCCTGGGGGATCGGCAACGCCAGGGGGCCGCGTCTGCCACTTGTTCTGATCCCGACAACTGCGGGGACCGGATCCGAGGTCACGCCGATATCGATCATTACCGTTGGCGAGGAAGAAAAACGCGGTGTCGTCTCCCCGCTCCTTTTGCCGGATATCGCGGTGCTTGACCCTTTGCTGACGCTGGGATTGCCCGCCGCCGTCACCGCTGCGACCGGGATCGACGCCATGGTACACGCGATCGAATCCTATGCCTCAAGGTCGTCGAACAACAATCCGGTCTCACGGACACTGTCGGTTGAAGCGCTGCGCCTTCTGGGAGCAAACATCGAAACGGCGGTCACCACGCCGGAAGATGAAGACGCCAGGGGTTGCATGCTGCTTGGCTCCATGCTTGCCGGAATGGCCTTTGCCAATTCACCCGTCGCAGCCGTCCACGCTCTTGCCTATCCGCTCGGCGGAACCTTCCACATTCCCCACGGGCTCTCGAACGCACTGGTGCTGCCGCATGTCTTGAAGTTCAACAACAGCGTTGCATCGGCAACCTATGCCGAGATTGCCCCCTCCCTTTTTCCCGAGCTATCGGACGTTGCGGACCCGCATGTGCGCGCTGATGCGTTTGCCGAAAAGTTGTCGGAACTTGCGGCGAAGCTCGGACTGCAAACCCGGCTAAGTGAACTGGGCATTACGGAAAAAGACGTTCCCAAGCTCGCACGGGACGCCATGAAACAGACCCGGCTTCTGGTCAACAATCCGCGTGAAATGACAGAGACCGACGCCTTGGATATCTACAGATCCGCGCTATGA
- a CDS encoding DUF2000 family protein, with the protein MFDTKFVVVVREDMAVWQKLNVTAFLSTGIAAAKPDLIGEAYRDAAGNSYHSMSIQPIIILSADEMLIRKIHARALQRDVKSSLYIEDMFVTGHDSANRAVFEKFAPDDARVVGIAFHADKKTADKITKGARMHA; encoded by the coding sequence ATGTTTGATACCAAGTTTGTCGTTGTTGTCCGTGAAGACATGGCCGTCTGGCAAAAGCTCAATGTAACGGCGTTTCTGTCGACCGGTATCGCTGCGGCAAAGCCGGACCTCATCGGCGAAGCCTACCGCGATGCTGCCGGTAACAGCTATCACTCCATGAGCATCCAGCCAATCATCATCCTGTCCGCCGACGAGATGCTGATCAGGAAGATCCATGCCCGCGCTCTGCAAAGAGATGTGAAATCAAGTCTTTACATCGAAGACATGTTCGTGACCGGGCACGACAGTGCCAACCGGGCGGTCTTCGAAAAATTCGCACCGGACGATGCCCGCGTCGTTGGGATTGCGTTTCACGCGGACAAGAAAACAGCAGACAAGATCACAAAAGGCGCGCGCATGCATGCCTGA
- a CDS encoding AraC family transcriptional regulator, translated as MRANSTKGIRSARVRANLAPDGDAGLERLCTAHKDSIRIAPVESGIERIEARFTGKGFDPHRHDTYAIGLTLNGVQTFRYRGKSHASQPGQIIVIHPDELHDGGAGTESGLRYRMIYIQPEDIRDALEGAGTASLPHIADPVFTDPQLQAILRETLEDIETEMGELRRSSVLAELAAGLFRVGDTGPNRSEGPMDRAALEKCADFLKESFRDPVRVSDLERLADLDRYTLSRQFKRAYGTSPHRYLLMRRLAHARQLLSNGEPLAAVAVESGFADQSHMNRHFRRAFGMTPGTWRQLTATST; from the coding sequence ATGAGGGCAAACTCCACGAAGGGCATCAGATCGGCAAGGGTTCGCGCCAACCTTGCGCCGGATGGAGATGCGGGTCTTGAACGTTTGTGCACCGCGCACAAAGACTCGATCCGGATTGCACCTGTCGAGAGCGGAATCGAACGGATCGAAGCCAGGTTCACGGGCAAGGGCTTTGACCCGCACAGGCACGATACCTATGCGATCGGTTTGACGCTGAACGGCGTGCAGACGTTCCGATATCGCGGGAAGTCACATGCCTCGCAGCCTGGTCAGATTATCGTCATTCATCCCGACGAACTGCACGACGGCGGAGCGGGAACGGAAAGTGGTCTGCGCTATCGCATGATTTACATTCAGCCGGAAGACATTCGCGACGCGCTGGAAGGGGCCGGTACCGCGAGCCTGCCTCATATCGCGGACCCCGTTTTCACCGACCCGCAGCTGCAGGCAATTCTGCGGGAAACGCTTGAAGACATCGAAACGGAAATGGGGGAACTCAGGCGCAGTTCGGTTCTTGCAGAGCTTGCAGCCGGCCTTTTCAGGGTGGGCGACACCGGTCCAAACAGGTCCGAAGGTCCAATGGACCGGGCCGCCCTGGAAAAGTGTGCCGACTTCCTGAAGGAAAGTTTCAGGGATCCTGTTCGGGTAAGCGACTTGGAAAGGCTGGCGGATCTCGATCGCTATACCTTGTCGCGGCAATTCAAGCGGGCTTACGGTACAAGCCCGCACCGGTATCTCCTCATGCGCCGCCTCGCGCACGCAAGGCAGTTGCTTTCGAACGGGGAACCCCTTGCCGCGGTGGCAGTTGAAAGCGGTTTTGCCGATCAGAGCCACATGAACAGGCATTTCAGGCGTGCGTTCGGCATGACCCCTGGCACATGGCGGCAGTTAACCGCCACAAGTACCTGA
- a CDS encoding porin — protein MLGVAAAATATTAQAADLPVAPEPVDYVRVCDAYGSRFYYIPGTETCLRVGGRLRTQFVVNNVLDDDDTPGAWGARDSDGYSWLTRGYAYLDARNATEFGTLRAYVGLRMDITNGASGFKLDAGYIQWGGLTAGYLGSNFNIYTGQVFMGVVTRDWSDSTVNQLAYTAAFGNGFSATLALEDRSGREVGAYGGTRMPDIVAALGVSQGWGAAQLSAALHQVYPDAAFNSTNASGDEDSLGWAIGAGVNVNLPFANSGSNIFFQGFYADGALSYIGNGITGLTGVSDYAPDGDTNSGYSLSAGIYVQATPTIGLAMDGSYAHVDVDSSSTFGDIDRWAIDGSVQWQPVSGFVMGADVGYANNSIGGTGGNSDNDFDELLFGVRMQRTF, from the coding sequence ATGCTCGGCGTAGCAGCTGCTGCTACCGCTACCACCGCTCAGGCGGCCGATCTTCCGGTTGCTCCGGAGCCGGTCGACTACGTTCGCGTCTGTGACGCTTACGGCTCTCGCTTCTACTACATCCCGGGCACCGAAACCTGCCTGCGCGTTGGTGGCCGTCTGCGTACGCAGTTCGTTGTCAACAACGTTCTGGATGACGACGACACACCGGGTGCATGGGGCGCTCGTGACTCCGACGGCTATTCCTGGCTGACGCGCGGTTACGCTTACCTCGATGCTCGTAACGCTACCGAATTCGGCACCCTGCGTGCATATGTCGGCCTGCGCATGGACATCACCAACGGTGCAAGCGGCTTCAAGCTGGACGCTGGTTACATCCAGTGGGGCGGCCTGACAGCTGGTTACCTCGGTTCTAACTTCAACATCTACACCGGTCAGGTGTTCATGGGTGTTGTCACTCGTGACTGGTCCGACTCCACGGTCAACCAGCTCGCATACACCGCTGCTTTCGGCAACGGCTTCTCCGCAACGCTCGCTCTTGAAGATCGTTCCGGTCGTGAAGTCGGCGCTTACGGCGGAACCCGTATGCCTGACATCGTTGCTGCTCTCGGCGTTTCCCAGGGCTGGGGTGCTGCACAGCTCTCCGCTGCTCTGCACCAGGTTTACCCGGATGCAGCCTTCAACAGCACGAACGCTTCTGGCGATGAAGACAGCCTCGGCTGGGCAATCGGCGCCGGTGTGAACGTCAACCTGCCGTTCGCCAACTCCGGTTCCAACATCTTCTTCCAGGGCTTCTACGCTGACGGCGCACTGTCCTACATCGGTAACGGCATCACTGGCCTGACCGGCGTATCCGACTACGCTCCGGACGGAGACACCAACTCCGGTTACTCCCTGTCCGCTGGTATTTACGTCCAGGCTACCCCGACCATCGGTCTCGCAATGGACGGCTCCTACGCTCACGTAGACGTAGACAGCTCTTCGACCTTCGGCGACATCGACCGTTGGGCAATCGACGGTTCCGTACAGTGGCAGCCGGTTTCCGGTTTCGTCATGGGTGCAGACGTTGGTTACGCCAACAACTCCATCGGTGGTACGGGCGGAAACTCCGACAACGACTTCGACGAACTCCTCTTCGGTGTTCGTATGCAGCGTACCTTCTAA
- the lepB gene encoding signal peptidase I, translating to MADFQRNSAIFRLQNMFVAMGSVSSSDLRFKSKLHLTSVNEFKLQFLTKYMNLDSSQMSKKIFWSVFALGFVVCVVYLSERNNYYFHRAKHYNMPAGSMLPTLEVGDQFLVKRVFSVFGERYVPNRGDVVVFWNERTGSDYVKRLVGLPGETIQVRDGIVFIDKVAVSRTGGGAYEAKNDSYARHSFTRFNETLPNAVEYEILELSDEAQLDNTKEFVVPDGHLFVLGDNRDNSVDSRVPSVVGFVPIKDVNGVARHVYYSGPEKSFIWRRIGDGRH from the coding sequence ATGGCGGATTTTCAACGGAATTCAGCAATTTTTCGCCTTCAGAACATGTTTGTTGCCATGGGTTCGGTTTCGAGTTCGGACCTGCGGTTCAAAAGTAAGTTGCATTTGACGTCGGTTAATGAGTTTAAACTGCAATTCCTGACGAAATACATGAACTTGGACAGTTCCCAAATGTCGAAGAAAATATTCTGGTCGGTCTTTGCGCTAGGTTTTGTAGTGTGTGTAGTTTACTTGAGTGAGCGCAATAATTACTATTTTCACCGGGCAAAGCACTACAACATGCCTGCCGGAAGTATGTTGCCGACTCTGGAAGTTGGCGACCAGTTTCTGGTAAAGCGAGTTTTCTCGGTATTTGGAGAGCGATACGTCCCAAATAGAGGTGATGTAGTTGTCTTTTGGAACGAAAGGACCGGCTCGGATTATGTAAAACGGCTTGTCGGGTTACCGGGAGAAACCATTCAGGTTCGAGATGGTATCGTCTTTATCGACAAGGTTGCCGTATCACGCACCGGGGGTGGCGCATACGAAGCCAAAAACGATTCTTATGCCAGACATTCATTCACCCGCTTCAACGAAACACTCCCGAACGCAGTAGAATATGAAATTCTGGAGTTGAGTGACGAAGCACAGCTCGACAATACGAAAGAGTTTGTAGTGCCGGACGGGCATTTGTTTGTTCTCGGAGACAATCGGGACAACTCGGTCGATAGCAGGGTCCCGTCCGTTGTGGGCTTTGTGCCCATCAAGGACGTCAATGGTGTTGCCCGGCACGTCTATTATTCAGGACCGGAGAAAAGCTTTATTTGGCGGCGCATCGGCGATGGCAGACATTGA
- the smpB gene encoding SsrA-binding protein SmpB — MASKKGGDPGRKIISDNRKARFNYEIEDTLEAGIELRGTEVKSLRNGKANIAESYAAEYGGEIWIYNVYIPEYLQANRFNHEPRRPRKLLLHKREIGKLAGAVQKEGKTIVPLKLYFNDKGRAKLELALARGKKLHDKRETEKKRDWQREKSRLMKNLG; from the coding sequence ATGGCTTCGAAAAAAGGGGGCGATCCGGGACGGAAAATCATTTCCGACAACCGGAAAGCCCGTTTCAACTACGAAATCGAAGATACGCTCGAAGCTGGTATCGAGCTGCGGGGCACGGAGGTGAAATCTCTGCGCAACGGGAAGGCGAATATTGCCGAATCCTACGCTGCCGAATACGGCGGTGAAATCTGGATCTACAACGTCTATATCCCGGAATATCTGCAGGCGAACCGGTTCAACCATGAGCCCCGGCGCCCGCGCAAACTGCTTCTGCACAAACGGGAAATCGGCAAGCTTGCCGGTGCCGTGCAGAAGGAGGGCAAGACAATTGTGCCACTCAAGCTTTATTTTAACGACAAGGGCCGGGCAAAGCTCGAACTGGCACTTGCGCGGGGGAAAAAGCTGCACGACAAGCGCGAAACAGAGAAGAAACGCGACTGGCAGCGCGAGAAATCCCGTCTTATGAAGAACTTGGGCTGA
- a CDS encoding alpha/beta hydrolase, whose amino-acid sequence MSTAPEDARSAGAQMPLAQPQDFTWQSTDGLHLHGRNWVVDVPDDKAGIPVICLPGLSRNTRDFNDIANFLQRQNHHVIALDYRGRGKSDWDPEWRNYALPVEENDIALAIEKLGLKRFAVLGTSRGGLHALVMAGRYTAEQMAGVILNDVGPHIEMRAIHRIAATLGHRMRARSLDEVADNLRHTIGHQFPAFEGKDWLKLAGQLASETPDGFVMDYDPALAHQFASLDDAAPAPDLWPLYDRLLDRPVMVIHGEKSDLLSPETCNRMVETHPNARLRTIPGQGHAPVLWETETHEAVARFLKEL is encoded by the coding sequence ATGAGCACAGCGCCTGAAGACGCGCGCTCTGCCGGCGCGCAAATGCCGTTGGCGCAGCCACAGGATTTCACCTGGCAGAGCACCGACGGGCTTCACCTTCATGGCCGCAACTGGGTTGTCGACGTTCCGGACGACAAGGCCGGAATTCCGGTTATCTGCCTGCCTGGCCTCTCCCGAAATACTCGCGATTTCAATGATATAGCTAACTTCCTTCAGAGGCAGAATCATCATGTCATCGCGCTGGACTACCGGGGTCGCGGCAAAAGCGACTGGGATCCGGAGTGGCGAAACTACGCACTTCCGGTCGAGGAAAACGACATCGCTCTTGCGATTGAGAAACTCGGCTTGAAACGCTTTGCAGTTCTCGGCACTTCCAGAGGCGGGCTCCATGCCCTTGTCATGGCCGGACGTTATACCGCCGAGCAGATGGCCGGCGTTATATTGAACGATGTCGGGCCGCATATCGAGATGCGCGCAATCCACCGTATCGCGGCAACGCTGGGTCACCGGATGCGCGCGCGCTCACTTGATGAGGTCGCGGACAACCTGAGACACACGATCGGTCACCAGTTTCCGGCATTTGAAGGCAAAGACTGGCTGAAACTCGCAGGCCAGCTTGCATCCGAAACGCCGGACGGGTTCGTCATGGACTATGACCCCGCCCTCGCCCATCAATTCGCCAGCCTGGACGACGCGGCGCCCGCCCCCGACCTCTGGCCGCTTTATGACAGGCTGCTCGATCGTCCGGTTATGGTGATTCACGGCGAAAAGTCTGATCTGCTCAGCCCGGAAACCTGCAACCGGATGGTCGAAACGCATCCGAATGCCCGGCTCAGAACAATTCCCGGCCAGGGGCATGCGCCGGTCCTTTGGGAAACGGAGACGCACGAAGCGGTCGCGCGATTTTTGAAGGAGCTTTAG
- the parC gene encoding DNA topoisomerase IV subunit A, which produces MGKETTPPPSGIEGINLKDALEERYLAYALSTIMHRALPDVRDGLKPVHRRLLYAMRLLKLDPGAGFKKCARVVGDVIGKYHPHGDQAVYDALVRLAQDFAQRYPLIDGQGNFGNVDGDNAAAMRYTEARMTDTAKRLLDGLDENAVDFRETYDGEDKEPIVLPGGFPNLLGNGSSGIAVGMATSIPPHNAFELCQACLHLIKNPRAEVDELLEHIKGPDFPTGGLLVSDQGSIREAYATGRGSFRIRARWEIEDLGRGQWAIVVTEIPYQVQKSRLIEKIAELLTARKLPLLDDVRDESAEDIRIVLVPRSRNVDANILMESLFKLTDLENRFSLNMNVLSMGKVPMVMGLKQVLREWLDHRKVVLIRRSEHRLGQINHRLEVLAGYLIAYLNLDEVIRIIREEDDAKAELIRTFELTDVQAEAILNMRLRSLRKLEELEIRKEHEKLTDEKDELTKLLGSDARQWTRISKEVSEICKVYGPETEIGKRRTDKAEAPEADLVDIQQAMIEKEPITVIISEKGWIRALKGHQSDLSTLSFKQGDKLKLSFHAETTDKILVFSTGGKFFTLGADRLPGGRGHGEPIRLMVEMDEAQDVVNAFVHKPGRNLLVCNNEARGFVVGENDVIANTRKGKQVLNLTAPAEATLCVDASGDHVAIIGENRKLLVFPLAQVAQMGRGRGVRLQRYRDGKVADIRVFKAEDGLTWTDSSGRSFTRTMDELADWCGDRGNAGRLPPTGFPRSNKFGPGSL; this is translated from the coding sequence ATGGGAAAAGAGACGACACCACCACCGAGCGGCATCGAGGGCATCAACCTCAAGGATGCGCTTGAAGAACGCTATCTGGCCTATGCCCTTTCCACGATCATGCACCGGGCTTTGCCGGATGTCCGCGACGGGCTGAAACCGGTTCACAGACGCTTGCTCTACGCCATGCGCCTTCTGAAACTGGATCCCGGAGCAGGCTTCAAGAAATGCGCACGCGTCGTGGGCGACGTCATCGGTAAGTACCACCCGCACGGGGACCAGGCGGTCTACGATGCGCTTGTGAGGCTTGCCCAGGATTTTGCGCAGCGCTATCCGCTGATCGACGGCCAGGGCAACTTCGGCAATGTCGACGGCGACAATGCCGCGGCCATGCGCTACACCGAGGCGCGCATGACCGACACGGCCAAGCGCCTGCTCGACGGTCTTGATGAAAACGCCGTTGATTTCCGCGAGACCTATGACGGCGAGGACAAGGAACCCATCGTCCTGCCCGGCGGGTTTCCGAACCTGCTCGGCAACGGGTCTTCCGGCATCGCCGTCGGCATGGCCACCTCGATCCCGCCACACAACGCTTTTGAACTCTGCCAGGCCTGTCTGCATCTGATCAAGAACCCAAGGGCCGAAGTCGACGAGCTGCTGGAGCACATCAAGGGTCCGGATTTTCCGACCGGCGGACTGCTTGTCTCCGATCAAGGGTCGATCCGCGAAGCTTACGCCACCGGACGCGGCAGTTTTCGCATCCGTGCGCGCTGGGAGATCGAGGATCTTGGCCGCGGTCAATGGGCGATCGTCGTTACGGAGATCCCCTATCAGGTGCAGAAATCGCGGCTGATCGAAAAGATCGCCGAATTGCTGACCGCACGCAAACTGCCGCTGCTCGATGATGTCCGTGATGAATCGGCTGAAGACATCCGCATCGTGCTTGTGCCCCGCTCGCGCAACGTCGATGCAAACATTCTCATGGAGTCGCTGTTCAAGCTCACCGATCTTGAAAACAGGTTCTCCCTGAACATGAACGTCCTTTCCATGGGCAAGGTGCCCATGGTGATGGGCCTGAAGCAGGTTCTGCGGGAATGGCTCGATCATCGAAAGGTCGTCCTGATCCGCCGGTCGGAACACCGGCTCGGGCAGATCAATCACAGGCTGGAGGTTCTTGCCGGCTATCTGATCGCCTACCTGAACCTGGACGAGGTGATCCGGATCATCCGCGAGGAGGACGACGCCAAGGCCGAGTTGATCCGGACGTTCGAACTCACGGATGTCCAGGCGGAAGCCATTCTCAACATGCGGCTGAGATCCCTGCGCAAGCTTGAAGAGCTGGAGATCCGCAAGGAACACGAAAAACTCACCGATGAGAAGGACGAACTGACAAAGCTGCTCGGTTCGGACGCGCGCCAATGGACGCGCATTTCCAAGGAAGTCTCGGAAATCTGCAAGGTTTACGGGCCAGAGACCGAGATCGGCAAGAGACGCACGGACAAGGCCGAAGCTCCCGAGGCCGACCTAGTCGACATCCAGCAGGCCATGATCGAAAAGGAACCGATCACGGTCATCATTTCCGAAAAGGGCTGGATACGCGCGCTCAAGGGGCACCAGAGCGATCTGTCCACTCTGTCCTTCAAGCAGGGCGACAAGCTGAAGCTGTCCTTCCACGCGGAAACGACGGACAAGATCCTCGTCTTCTCGACCGGCGGCAAGTTCTTCACCCTTGGCGCGGACCGCCTTCCGGGCGGGCGCGGACACGGCGAACCGATCCGGCTCATGGTGGAAATGGACGAGGCACAGGACGTGGTGAATGCGTTCGTTCACAAGCCGGGGCGCAACCTGCTTGTGTGCAACAACGAGGCACGCGGGTTTGTCGTCGGCGAGAACGACGTGATCGCCAACACACGCAAGGGAAAACAGGTTCTCAACCTGACCGCACCGGCAGAAGCAACGCTCTGCGTGGACGCGAGCGGAGATCACGTTGCGATCATCGGTGAAAACCGGAAGCTTCTGGTCTTCCCGCTGGCACAGGTGGCGCAGATGGGTCGAGGACGGGGCGTGCGGCTGCAGCGTTACCGCGACGGAAAAGTCGCCGATATCCGGGTCTTCAAGGCGGAAGACGGCCTGACCTGGACAGACAGCTCGGGGCGCAGCTTCACGCGGACGATGGACGAACTGGCCGACTGGTGCGGTGACCGCGGCAATGCCGGTCGATTGCCGCCGACCGGCTTCCCGCGTTCCAACAAGTTCGGTCCGGGATCGCTTTAG
- a CDS encoding thioesterase family protein, with protein sequence MDVDIYGHVNNVQYLSFFDTAVNGWYVDNGILDPRTGSQVFLVVETGCHYFSELTFPSTVSAGLRIEKLGSSSVVFRIGLFAGKEDQTAAHGRFVHVLVDRETRLPVRIPDQTRSILTSLMA encoded by the coding sequence ATGGATGTGGACATATATGGCCACGTAAACAACGTTCAGTACCTGAGCTTCTTCGACACGGCCGTAAACGGCTGGTATGTCGACAATGGAATTCTCGACCCGCGAACCGGTTCCCAGGTCTTCCTCGTCGTTGAAACCGGTTGCCACTACTTTTCGGAGTTGACATTTCCATCGACAGTTTCTGCAGGTCTCAGAATCGAGAAACTCGGCTCCAGCTCTGTGGTTTTCCGCATCGGTTTGTTTGCCGGCAAAGAAGACCAGACAGCGGCCCATGGCCGGTTTGTTCACGTGTTGGTCGACCGGGAAACCCGCCTGCCGGTTCGCATTCCAGACCAGACGCGGAGCATTCTAACAAGTTTGATGGCGTAG
- the dapA gene encoding 4-hydroxy-tetrahydrodipicolinate synthase gives MFKGSIPALITPFKDGALDEKRFQDFVEWQIQEGSNGLVPVGTTGESPTLSHDEHKRVIELCVEAAAGRVPVIAGAGSNNTVEAIDFARHAEKAGADGLLVVTPYYNKPNQAGLKAHFRAVNDAVGLPIIIYNIPGRSIIDMTPETMAELYETCANIKGVKDATADLSRTSRQRHLCGPEFNQLSGEDISALAFNAHGGVGCISVTANVAPRLCSEFQAATLAGDFAKALEYQDRLAPLHRALFLEPSPGGSKYALSVLGKIEEEMRLPLVPVTEEARAEIRDAMAHAGLIN, from the coding sequence ATGTTCAAAGGCTCCATCCCAGCGCTGATTACCCCGTTCAAGGACGGAGCGCTTGATGAGAAACGGTTTCAGGATTTTGTCGAGTGGCAGATACAGGAAGGCTCCAACGGCCTTGTTCCTGTCGGCACCACCGGTGAAAGTCCGACCTTGAGCCATGACGAGCACAAGCGGGTGATCGAGCTCTGCGTTGAAGCGGCTGCAGGACGTGTGCCGGTGATTGCCGGCGCCGGATCCAACAACACGGTTGAAGCGATCGATTTTGCCCGGCACGCCGAAAAGGCGGGGGCGGACGGTTTGTTGGTCGTCACGCCCTACTACAACAAGCCGAACCAGGCAGGGTTGAAAGCGCATTTCAGGGCCGTGAACGACGCGGTTGGCCTGCCGATCATCATCTACAACATTCCGGGGCGGTCGATTATCGACATGACACCGGAAACCATGGCCGAACTCTACGAGACCTGCGCAAACATCAAGGGTGTCAAGGACGCAACCGCGGACTTGTCCAGGACCAGCCGGCAGCGGCATCTCTGCGGTCCGGAGTTCAATCAGTTGTCCGGCGAGGACATTTCTGCGCTTGCGTTCAATGCACATGGCGGTGTCGGCTGCATCTCCGTAACCGCGAACGTTGCACCGCGCCTTTGTTCGGAGTTTCAGGCCGCGACCCTCGCGGGTGATTTTGCAAAAGCGCTTGAATACCAGGACCGGCTCGCGCCGTTGCACCGGGCGCTCTTCCTTGAACCGAGCCCCGGCGGGTCCAAATATGCACTTTCGGTTCTCGGCAAGATCGAAGAGGAAATGCGCTTGCCTCTCGTTCCGGTGACCGAGGAAGCCAGAGCCGAGATCCGCGACGCGATGGCACATGCAGGTCTGATAAACTGA
- a CDS encoding porin gives MKLKGLMLGVAAAATATTAQAADLPVAPEPVDYVRVCDAYGSRFYYIPGTETCLRVGGRLRTQFVVNNVLDDGNWANRDQDGYDWLTRGYAYLDARNATEFGTLRAYVGLRMDITNGESGFKLDAGYIQWGGLTAGYLGSNFNIYTGQVFMGVVTRDWSDSTVNQLAYTAAFGNGFSATLALEDRSGREVGDYGGTRMPDIVAALGVSQGWGSAQLSGALHQVYPDAAFNSTNASGDEDSLGWAIGAGVNVNLPFANSGSNIYFQGFYADGALSYIGNGITGISVISSTTGATLGSVSDYGGNGDKSSGYSLSAGLYVQATPTIGLAVDGSYAHVDQDDVIGTTDGDIDRWAIDGSVQWQPVSGFVMGADIGYSNTSADISGVDIDDLDELKFGVRMQRTF, from the coding sequence ATGAAACTCAAGGGCTTGATGCTCGGCGTGGCAGCTGCTGCTACCGCTACAACCGCTCAGGCGGCCGATCTTCCGGTTGCTCCGGAGCCGGTCGACTACGTTCGCGTCTGTGACGCCTACGGTTCTCGCTTCTACTACATCCCGGGCACCGAAACCTGCCTGCGCGTTGGTGGCCGTCTGCGTACGCAGTTCGTTGTCAACAACGTTCTGGACGACGGCAACTGGGCCAACCGTGACCAGGACGGCTATGACTGGCTGACGCGCGGTTACGCTTACCTCGATGCCCGTAATGCGACCGAATTCGGCACCCTGCGTGCATATGTCGGCCTGCGCATGGACATCACCAATGGTGAGAGCGGCTTCAAGCTGGACGCTGGTTACATCCAGTGGGGCGGCCTGACAGCTGGTTACCTCGGTTCCAACTTCAACATCTACACCGGTCAGGTGTTCATGGGTGTTGTCACTCGTGACTGGTCCGACTCCACGGTCAACCAGCTCGCTTACACCGCGGCCTTCGGCAACGGCTTCTCCGCAACGCTGGCTCTCGAAGACCGCTCCGGTCGTGAAGTCGGCGACTACGGCGGAACGCGCATGCCTGACATCGTTGCTGCTCTCGGCGTATCCCAGGGCTGGGGTTCTGCACAGCTGTCCGGTGCCCTTCACCAGGTTTACCCGGATGCAGCCTTCAACAGCACAAACGCTTCTGGCGATGAAGACAGCCTCGGCTGGGCAATCGGCGCTGGTGTGAACGTCAACCTGCCGTTCGCCAACTCCGGTTCCAACATCTACTTCCAGGGCTTCTACGCTGACGGCGCGCTGTCCTACATCGGTAACGGCATCACCGGCATCTCGGTGATCAGCAGCACGACCGGTGCAACGCTTGGCTCCGTATCCGACTACGGCGGAAACGGCGACAAGAGCTCGGGTTACTCCCTGTCTGCCGGTCTTTATGTCCAGGCTACTCCGACCATCGGTCTTGCAGTTGACGGTTCTTATGCACACGTCGACCAGGACGATGTGATCGGCACCACCGATGGCGACATCGACCGTTGGGCAATTGATGGTTCCGTACAGTGGCAGCCGGTTTCCGGTTTCGTCATGGGTGCTGACATCGGTTACTCCAACACCAGCGCCGACATCTCTGGTGTAGACATTGACGATCTCGACGAACTCAAATTCGGTGTTCGTATGCAGCGCACATTCTAA